From the Pseudomonas monsensis genome, the window CACTGCAGACGAGAAGTTCGCTGCACTGCAAGACGCCGGTGTAAAAACCGTGCGTTCGCTGGCAGACATCGGCAAGGCCCTGGCCGAGCTGACCGGTTGGGCTGTCAAGTAAGCCTCGCGCTTAGCTGACGCTTCACCAGGCAAAGGCCACCTTCGGGTGGCCTTTGTCGTTTCTGGCACCTGCGTCATCAGTGATATCGCCTTCGCGAGCAAGCTCGCTCCCACATTTGTACGCATTCCCAAGTGGGAGCGAGCTTGTTCGCGAAAGCGATTTATAGACATCTACCCAATTACATGCAAAAACGCGACACGGAAACGTCGCGTATCGGATAGTTCGCCCTCAAACAGTGCGTTTGTCAGACAAATTCGTTAGGCTAGCAGCCATTTTTGCGTCTGCCGCCCACAAGGCATGCAACGCGCTAAACGGGTCAGTCTTATACGGACTGACAGCATTTCCCTAACCCCACAGGGAAATCCCCCTCTAAATTCCGATTCAGTAGTGTGGTATTTCCTTAATGAAAGTTTTGAAAGGTCAGGACATCCTGGCACTTGGTTTTATGACATTTGCCCTGTTCGTCGGGGCCGGCAACATCATCTTCCCGCCTATCGTCGGTTTGCAGGCCGGGCCTCATGTCTGGATGGCGGCGCTGGGCTTTCTGGTCACTGCAGTCGGCCTGCCGGTCATCACCGTCGTTGCGCTGGCGAAGGTCGGCGGGGCGATGGACGCACTGAGCAGCCCGATCGGCAAGGTCGCTGGCGGCATCCTCGCGGCGGCGTGCTACCTGGCAGTTGGCCCGTTGTTCGCCACGCCGCGTACCGCGACCGTGTCCTTCGAAGTTGGCCTGGCGCCGCTGACCGGCGAGAGCCCGCTGGCGCTGTTCCTCTACAGCTCGGTGTACTTCCTGCTGGTGTTCTTCATCTCGTTGTATCCGGGCCGTTTGCTCGACACTGTCGGCCGTTTCCTCGCGCCGTTGAAGATCATTGCACTGGCCGTTCTCGGCATCGCTGCCTTCGCCTTGCCGGCCGGTGATATCGGTCAAGGCACGCCAGAGTACGTCGCCGCGCCGTTCTCCCAGGGCTTCATCAATGGTTACCTGACCATGGATACCCTGGGTGCGCTGGTATTCGGCATCGTCATCGTGAATGCCATCCGCTCTCGCGGCGTTGAATCGCCAGCGTTGATCACCCGTTACGCGATCATCGCCGGGCTGATTGCCGGCGTGGGTCTGGCGCTGGTGTATGTCAGCCTGTTCCGTCTCGGTTCCGGCAGCCACGAAGTGGCTGTTGGCGCCACCAACGGCGCCGCGGTCTTGCACGCTTATGTGCAACATACTTTCGGTTCGCTGGGCAGCGGTTTCCTCGCCGTACTGATTTCGCTGGCGTGTCTGGTCACGGCGGTCGGTCTGACCTGCGCCTGTGCCGAATACTTCAGCCGTGTGCTGCCACTGTCCTACAAGACCCTGGTGATCATTCTGGCGGCGTTCTCGCTGTTGGTGTCCAACCTGGGTCTGACCAAGCTGATCGCCTTCTCGATCCCGGTCCTGACCGCGATCTACCCGCCGTGCATCGTGCTGGTGGCGCTGAGCTTCTGCAAAGACTTCTGGCATGAGCATGGCCGCATCATCGGTCCGGTGATGCTGGTGTCGTTCGTGTTCGGCATGATCGACGCGCTGAAAGGTGCCGGCCTGGCCGACTGGATGCCGTCGCAACTGTCCCACCTGCCGCTGAGCGAGCAGGGCCTGGCGTGGCTGGTGCCGTGCGTGATGACCCTGGTGGTCGCGGTGGTTTGCGATCGCCTGCTGGGCAAGCGCAGCGAAGCCGTTGCCTGACGTTCCCTGACCCGCCACAAGCGGGGCTTGAACGCTTGAACAGAAATGCCTCGTATCAAACGATACGGGGCATTTTTTATGTGCGTGAGGCAGTGTCTTTTTCCCTGAGCTAACGTCGAAGCACTGCACAGAATTAATGTTGGCGTGAGCCTGCTTGCGATCACGCTGTGTCAGTCACCATTGAAGTTGGCTGACAAACCGCTATTGCCAGCAGGCTCACTGCTACAGGTACCGTGTTCACACTCCACAGGGAATTGCATGTCGTTCATCCAAGCCAACCTGATCCACCTGCTCGCCGCGCTCTGGTTTGTCACCTGCTGGGGCGGTTACACCCGCTATGCCAGCTGGAAGGCCCGCGACACCGCATGCCTGGCCAGCGTACTGCACCTGTACCGCGAAGACTGGATGCGCCGCATGTTGCTACGTGACAACCGCATTGCCGATGCCAGCGTGATCGGCAATCTGGAGCGAAACGCCTCGTTCTTCGCCTCTAGCACCCTGATCATCCTGGCCGGCATTCTGACCGTGCTGGGCGCGTCGGAGCGGGCGGTGTCCTTGCTGGCGGATATTCCGATGGTGCAACAAGCCTCTCAAGGCATGTCGGAGATCAAGTTATTGTGCCTGGCGCTGGTGTTCGTCTATGCCTTCTTTACGTTCAGCTGGTGCATGCGCCAATACAACTTTGCCGCTGTACTGGTGGGTTCGGCACCGATGATCGGCGAGCGTCAGGTGTCCGAGCAGGAGCGCAAGGCGTTCGCATTACGGGCGGCGCGAGTTATTTCGATGGCGGCCAACCAGTTCAACTTCGGCCTGCGTTCTTACTATTTCGGCATGAGCATGCTGGCGTGGTTTGTCAGCCCGTGGCTGTTCATGTTGATGAGTGCCGGCGTCGTGCTGGTTTTGTATCGTCGCGAATTTCATTCCGACGTTCTCGACGTGATGGTCTATACCCCTACTGAGGCGCCGTTGCCCGAAGCGACTAAAGAGGCTGCTTGATGAGTATTCCGTTCTGGTGCGTGTTTATCAGTGCCTTGTTGATTTACATCGCCCGCATGCCGGTCGGCAAAGCCATGAAAGAGCAGGGCGGTTACAACAATCACCTGCCGCGCCAGCAACAGGCGCAACTTACCGGTTACGGTGCACGGGCACTGGCGGCGCATCAGAACAGCATCGAAGCGTTCATCCTGTTTGCCGTCGGCGTGCTGATGGCGCACACCACGCAAACCCAGGGATGGTTGATTGATGCCCTGGCGATCATCTTTGTCATCGCGCGGATTCTCTACATCTGGTTGTACCTGGCTGATAAACCGTCCCTGCGCAGTCTGACGTGGCTGGTCGGCCTCATTTGCTCTTTGTTGCTGATGATTAGTCCGACTTTTAGAACTGTTTTGCTCTAACGCGGATGACCGCTAAATCACAGGCAAAAGAAAACCCGCACTTGGCGGGTTTTCTTTTTCTGCATCAAGTCGCAGTTATTGCTTCTTGGCAGCTTCGTCTTGTGCAGCCTGATTCGATTCAGCCTGAGCTTTGGCAGCTTCGGCGTTTTCTTTTGCTGCGTCGTTCACTTTATCCTGAGCTTTGTTCATGTCTTGCTGAGCTTGTTCAGCATGTTGGTTGGCATCTTGAGCTTTGTCCTCGGATTTTTTATCGCAGGCAGCGAGACCGAGGGAAGCGGTCAACATCAAGGCAATAGCTAAAGTCTTACGCATGGGGTGTTTCTCCTTATGGAAAATAACTACTGGCCTTAAGAACTCGGTCGTGAGGGTTAAGTTCCTCATTTCTTTCAGATATATAAGTTTGTTTTGCAGCGGAACTTTTGCGCTGTTTCCTACTACTGGCAAAAGGCTCCAGCGAGGGTAATTATCCAATGACCGAAAACCCCGTTTTTGAGCGCGCGACACGATTTCTTTCCGCCTTGCGCCACTGTCAGGTCCTAGGCTTGAAGGTGCACAGCGCCTCCAGCGAAGGGCTCACCGTTATCCTGCCGTACAGCCAGCAAATCGTCGGCAATCCACAGACCGGAGTGATTCATGGCGGCGCCATTACCTCGTTGATGGACACGGCT encodes:
- a CDS encoding DUF599 domain-containing protein produces the protein MSFIQANLIHLLAALWFVTCWGGYTRYASWKARDTACLASVLHLYREDWMRRMLLRDNRIADASVIGNLERNASFFASSTLIILAGILTVLGASERAVSLLADIPMVQQASQGMSEIKLLCLALVFVYAFFTFSWCMRQYNFAAVLVGSAPMIGERQVSEQERKAFALRAARVISMAANQFNFGLRSYYFGMSMLAWFVSPWLFMLMSAGVVLVLYRREFHSDVLDVMVYTPTEAPLPEATKEAA
- a CDS encoding MAPEG family protein is translated as MSIPFWCVFISALLIYIARMPVGKAMKEQGGYNNHLPRQQQAQLTGYGARALAAHQNSIEAFILFAVGVLMAHTTQTQGWLIDALAIIFVIARILYIWLYLADKPSLRSLTWLVGLICSLLLMISPTFRTVLL
- the brnQ gene encoding branched-chain amino acid transport system II carrier protein, which encodes MKVLKGQDILALGFMTFALFVGAGNIIFPPIVGLQAGPHVWMAALGFLVTAVGLPVITVVALAKVGGAMDALSSPIGKVAGGILAAACYLAVGPLFATPRTATVSFEVGLAPLTGESPLALFLYSSVYFLLVFFISLYPGRLLDTVGRFLAPLKIIALAVLGIAAFALPAGDIGQGTPEYVAAPFSQGFINGYLTMDTLGALVFGIVIVNAIRSRGVESPALITRYAIIAGLIAGVGLALVYVSLFRLGSGSHEVAVGATNGAAVLHAYVQHTFGSLGSGFLAVLISLACLVTAVGLTCACAEYFSRVLPLSYKTLVIILAAFSLLVSNLGLTKLIAFSIPVLTAIYPPCIVLVALSFCKDFWHEHGRIIGPVMLVSFVFGMIDALKGAGLADWMPSQLSHLPLSEQGLAWLVPCVMTLVVAVVCDRLLGKRSEAVA